In Betaproteobacteria bacterium, the genomic window GATCGGCTACGACGCCGCGGCCATCGCGTCGCTGCGCGCGCAGCGGGCCATCTGACGGAGCGGCCATGACATCCATCGCCCGCTCCTATCTCTTCGTGCCTGGCAACCGCCCGGAACGGTTCGAACGCGCCTGCAATGCGGACGCCGATGCGGTCATCGTCGATCTCGAGGATGCCGTTCCGCCCGATCAGAAGGATCAGGCGCGGGCATCGCTCGCCGCCTGGCTCTCGCCCGCACACCCCGTCCTGGTCAGGGTGAATGCCGCCGAAACGCCCTGGCACCAGGCCGACGTGGCCTTGTGCCGCATGCCTGGCGTCGCCGGCATCGTGCTGCCCAAGGCCGAACACCTCGACGGGGAACTCGTGGACCTGTGCCGCGACAACGGCCGCGTGCTCCTGCCGCTCATCGAGACGGCCGTTGGATTCGACCGCGTGCGCGAGCTGGCGAAGACGCCCCACGTGCAGCGCCTGCTGTTCGGCAGCATCGACTTCCAGGTGGATCTGGGTATCGACGGCGAAGGGGACGAACTCCTGTACTTCCGCTCCCGTCTGGTCCTGGATTCCCGCATCGCGGGCC contains:
- a CDS encoding CoA ester lyase — protein: MTSIARSYLFVPGNRPERFERACNADADAVIVDLEDAVPPDQKDQARASLAAWLSPAHPVLVRVNAAETPWHQADVALCRMPGVAGIVLPKAEHLDGELVDLCRDNGRVLLPLIETAVGFDRVRELAKTPHVQRLLFGSIDFQVDLGIDGEGDELLYFRSRLVLDSRIAGLQPPVDGVCTEIDDPEMLQADTLRAKKLGFGAKLCIHPRQVPLVNAAFAPTADEVAWAERVLSAAEKAAGAAVAVDGKMVDRPIILKAERIMKSTKRG